In one window of Halorubrum sp. BV1 DNA:
- a CDS encoding bifunctional ADP-dependent NAD(P)H-hydrate dehydratase/NAD(P)H-hydrate epimerase: MITTDRMAAVDANAAALGVPRKQLMESSGNAVAREVRAVADPGATVVLCCGRGNNGGDAFVAARFLSAYDVTVALLGRPESIRTDIARENWAALAECEIPAETVTDSTDLALGDPDVVVDAMLGSGVTGALREPERSAARSINASDATVVAVDVPSGIDADTGDPTGAADTGDPAGTGAGGPTEADDAVAVEADRVVTFHDRKPGLDAVDAAVTVADIGIPAAAERFTGPGDLFGIGRDPASHKGDNGEVLVVGGGPYTGAPSLTARAALRAGADLVRVACPETVAREIQGFSADLIVRDLPGDRIGPNHLDRVRDMAAENDVVVLGPGLGDGDGTADFVRGFLDEYDGRAVVDADALRVVPEVDTDADLICTPHQGELVGMGGETADDPDERGDLARSFATEIGHTLLVKGAYDVITDGDDVRLNRTGNPGMTVGGTGDVLAGAVGALAAQTDAFDAAAAGAYVTGTAGDLVADEVGYGLVATDLLDRLPEAMRDA, encoded by the coding sequence ATGATCACGACCGACCGGATGGCGGCAGTCGACGCCAACGCGGCCGCACTCGGCGTCCCCCGGAAGCAACTCATGGAGTCGTCGGGAAACGCGGTCGCGCGAGAGGTGCGAGCCGTCGCAGACCCCGGCGCAACCGTCGTGCTGTGCTGCGGACGCGGCAACAACGGCGGCGACGCGTTCGTCGCCGCGCGGTTCCTCTCGGCGTACGACGTCACGGTCGCCCTGCTCGGTCGGCCGGAGTCGATCCGGACCGACATCGCCCGGGAGAACTGGGCGGCGCTCGCCGAGTGCGAGATCCCGGCCGAGACGGTGACCGACTCGACCGACCTCGCGCTCGGCGACCCCGACGTGGTCGTCGACGCGATGCTCGGATCGGGGGTGACGGGAGCGCTCCGCGAACCGGAGCGAAGCGCGGCGCGCTCGATCAACGCGAGCGACGCGACCGTCGTCGCCGTCGACGTCCCGTCCGGCATCGACGCCGACACGGGTGACCCGACCGGCGCGGCCGACACGGGCGATCCGGCCGGGACCGGCGCTGGCGGCCCGACCGAGGCCGACGACGCCGTCGCGGTCGAGGCCGACCGCGTCGTCACCTTCCACGACAGAAAGCCCGGACTCGACGCGGTCGACGCCGCGGTGACCGTCGCGGACATCGGGATACCCGCGGCCGCGGAGCGGTTCACCGGCCCCGGCGACCTGTTCGGGATCGGCCGCGATCCGGCCTCACACAAGGGCGACAACGGCGAGGTGCTCGTCGTCGGCGGCGGTCCGTACACCGGCGCGCCGTCGCTCACCGCTCGGGCGGCGCTCCGAGCCGGTGCCGACCTCGTCCGCGTCGCCTGTCCCGAGACCGTCGCGCGCGAGATACAGGGGTTCTCGGCCGACCTGATCGTTCGCGACCTGCCGGGCGACCGGATCGGGCCGAACCACCTCGACCGCGTTCGAGATATGGCCGCCGAAAACGACGTCGTCGTGCTCGGCCCGGGCCTGGGGGACGGCGACGGAACCGCCGACTTTGTCCGCGGGTTCCTCGACGAGTACGACGGCCGGGCGGTCGTCGACGCCGACGCGCTCCGCGTGGTCCCGGAGGTCGACACGGACGCCGACCTGATCTGTACGCCCCATCAGGGCGAGTTGGTCGGAATGGGCGGCGAGACCGCCGACGACCCCGACGAACGGGGCGACCTCGCGCGGTCGTTCGCGACCGAGATCGGTCACACGTTGCTCGTGAAGGGCGCGTACGACGTGATAACCGACGGCGACGACGTGCGACTGAACCGGACCGGCAACCCCGGGATGACCGTCGGCGGGACCGGCGACGTGCTCGCCGGGGCGGTGGGCGCGCTCGCCGCGCAGACCGACGCGTTCGATGCGGCGGCCGCCGGGGCGTACGTCACCGGGACCGCCGGCGACCTCGTCGCCGACGAGGTCGGATACGGGCTCGTGGCGACGGACTTACTCGACCGGCTCCCCGAGGCGATGCGTGATGCCTGA
- the moaC gene encoding cyclic pyranopterin monophosphate synthase MoaC, whose amino-acid sequence MPEDTEAPGEETGEGTPAAAELTHTTDSGEVRMVDVGAKPDTSRRAVARGEIRLTPSTVAAVKADEVGKGDVLATARIGAVQAVKHTWETIPMCHQIPITNVDTDFAVGDDRIELTVAVETTGKTGCEMEALEGVTTGLNVVWDMVKAAEKDADGQYPDTRISGVEVLDKAKRRLDE is encoded by the coding sequence ATGCCTGAAGACACCGAGGCACCCGGCGAGGAAACGGGCGAGGGGACACCGGCCGCCGCCGAGCTGACGCACACGACCGACTCCGGCGAGGTCCGGATGGTCGACGTGGGCGCGAAGCCGGACACGAGCCGGCGAGCAGTCGCACGCGGCGAGATACGGCTGACGCCCTCGACCGTCGCGGCCGTCAAGGCTGACGAGGTCGGAAAAGGCGACGTGTTAGCGACCGCCCGAATCGGCGCGGTGCAGGCGGTCAAACACACATGGGAGACGATCCCGATGTGTCACCAGATCCCGATCACGAACGTCGACACCGACTTCGCCGTCGGCGACGACCGGATCGAGTTGACCGTCGCCGTCGAGACGACGGGGAAGACGGGCTGCGAGATGGAGGCGTTAGAGGGAGTCACGACCGGACTCAACGTCGTCTGGGACATGGTGAAGGCGGCGGAGAAAGACGCCGACGGCCAGTACCCCGACACCCGTATCTCGGGCGTAGAAGTGCTCGACAAAGCGAAGCGGCGGCTCGACGAGTGA
- a CDS encoding DUF2209 family protein: protein MDISGRHEEGGEYLMVAAAVHARIDSARIRSVEGMGFAAAREGPTLEATVALTAEAVGDLPEPPDGPVVAEGGEFYEEPAERIGLSFRPEFKYVESIGERETVQAAHHAAYAARDLLL, encoded by the coding sequence GTGGACATCAGCGGTCGTCACGAGGAGGGCGGCGAGTACCTGATGGTGGCGGCCGCGGTCCACGCGCGGATCGATTCGGCTCGGATCCGCTCCGTCGAAGGGATGGGATTCGCGGCCGCCCGGGAGGGACCGACGCTCGAGGCGACGGTCGCGCTCACGGCCGAGGCCGTCGGCGACCTGCCGGAACCGCCGGACGGACCCGTGGTCGCGGAGGGCGGCGAGTTCTACGAGGAGCCAGCCGAACGGATCGGCCTGAGCTTTCGACCCGAGTTTAAATACGTCGAGAGCATAGGCGAACGCGAAACCGTGCAGGCAGCACACCACGCCGCGTACGCCGCTCGCGACCTCCTGTTATGA
- the hflX gene encoding GTPase HflX, which produces MTGRAEGNAGGERVEGDNATNERRAVVAKRVDAGDADLTEISQLAAAAGYEVVDELSQTRTEDAAFMFGEGKVAELRDRVLRTDADAVILDNDVGPYQTFNIGGELPEGVEVIDRFTLILEIFGQRANTRKAQLQVELAQLRYELPRAEAKASLAKRDERPGFMGLGEYDESVERDIKRQISEIRDELDSIAEKEQARREQRRDSGFDLVALAGYTNAGKSTLMRRLAAEIDVDENADRHPDLDTTAESQDMLFTTLGTTTRRAEMEKRDVLLTDTVGFIADLPHWLVESFESTLDSVYRADLVLLVVDASESVEAMREKLVTSHDTLYERNEAPIVTVFNKVDRLAPGELADKRAALSGVAPDPVAVSAKTGAGVAELRDRVEAELPEWERERLVLPVSDDAMSLVSWIHDHGHVEDETYASDQVTVDFEAKPSIVARARSKAAGLASAESA; this is translated from the coding sequence ATGACAGGGAGAGCCGAGGGGAACGCCGGGGGAGAACGCGTCGAGGGGGATAACGCCACGAACGAGCGCCGCGCGGTCGTCGCGAAGCGCGTCGACGCCGGCGACGCCGACCTGACGGAGATCAGCCAGCTCGCCGCCGCGGCCGGCTACGAGGTCGTCGACGAGCTGTCACAGACCCGCACTGAGGACGCCGCCTTCATGTTCGGCGAGGGGAAGGTCGCGGAGCTGCGCGACCGGGTTCTCCGTACCGACGCCGACGCGGTCATACTCGACAACGACGTGGGTCCGTACCAGACGTTCAACATCGGCGGGGAGCTTCCGGAGGGCGTCGAGGTGATAGATCGGTTCACCCTCATCCTCGAGATCTTCGGCCAGCGCGCCAACACGCGGAAGGCCCAGCTACAGGTCGAACTCGCGCAGTTGCGGTACGAGCTGCCGCGCGCGGAGGCGAAAGCGAGCCTCGCGAAACGCGACGAGCGGCCGGGGTTCATGGGGCTCGGCGAGTACGACGAGAGCGTCGAACGCGATATCAAACGCCAGATATCGGAGATCCGCGACGAGTTAGACTCCATCGCGGAAAAAGAGCAGGCGCGCCGCGAGCAGCGACGCGACTCCGGGTTCGATCTGGTCGCGCTCGCCGGCTACACCAACGCCGGCAAGTCCACGCTGATGCGGCGGCTCGCGGCCGAGATCGACGTGGACGAGAACGCTGACCGCCACCCCGACCTCGACACGACGGCGGAGTCACAGGACATGCTCTTCACTACGCTCGGCACCACGACGCGCCGCGCCGAGATGGAGAAGCGTGACGTCCTCCTCACCGACACGGTGGGGTTTATCGCCGATCTCCCGCACTGGCTCGTCGAGTCGTTCGAGTCGACCCTCGACTCCGTGTACCGCGCAGACCTCGTCCTCTTGGTCGTGGATGCCAGCGAGTCCGTGGAGGCGATGCGCGAGAAGCTCGTCACCAGCCACGACACGCTGTACGAGCGCAACGAGGCGCCGATCGTCACCGTGTTCAACAAGGTCGACCGGCTCGCGCCCGGCGAGTTGGCGGACAAGCGGGCCGCGCTCTCCGGCGTGGCACCGGATCCGGTCGCCGTCTCGGCGAAGACGGGAGCCGGCGTCGCGGAGCTGCGCGACCGCGTCGAAGCGGAGCTCCCGGAGTGGGAACGCGAACGGCTCGTCCTCCCCGTCTCGGACGACGCGATGAGCCTCGTCTCGTGGATCCACGACCACGGTCACGTCGAAGACGAGACGTACGCCAGCGATCAGGTCACGGTGGACTTCGAAGCGAAACCGTCGATCGTGGCGCGAGCGCGGTCGAAGGCCGCCGGGCTCGCCTCGGCCGAATCGGCGTGA
- the acs gene encoding acetate--CoA ligase — protein sequence MDDAGVDGRRSIGNDSAVVNGGDAIDPPESFRDGAVASNAEVYESFEREGPEAWRRAADLLDWERPYETVLDDDDPPFYEWFPEGRLNAAANCVDRHLDGRRNQLAIRWFGKRGERRSYTYLDLHREVNALAAGLRDLGVGEDDVVTLYLPMVPELPIAMLACARIGAPHNVVFAGLSAEALATRIDAADSEYLITCDGYYRREDAFNQKSKADNARLRIDGDLREAVVVDRLGDALDVSLGDDEHAYESLVDAHDGETVEPVARDATDLLFVMYTSGTTGRPKGVEHATGGYLSQVAWTTRNVLDVRPDDTYWCAADIGWITGHSYGVYGPLALGTTTVLYEGSPDYPDRDRVWDLIERNAVSVFYTSPTAIRSFMKWGSEYPDAHDLSSIRLLGTVGESITPKAWRWYREHVGGGDVPVVDTWWQTETGAIALATLPGISPMKPGTVGPPLPGIDARVVDEDGEPVEPGEPGYLTIAAPWPGMLRGLREGDERYRREYWLEGEDGWRYRTGDGATVDEDGYITILGRVDDVINVRAHRFNTAELESAIVETDGVTEAAVVGDNDGQIVAYVTTQSGVDTDDPLREAIGERLARSVGDVARPDRTVFTPELPKTRSGKIMRRLLEDIARGEEFGDVSALRNPEVVGEIESTVREE from the coding sequence ATGGATGACGCCGGAGTGGACGGCCGGCGCTCAATCGGGAACGACAGCGCGGTCGTGAACGGCGGCGACGCGATCGATCCGCCGGAGTCGTTCCGCGATGGGGCGGTCGCGAGCAACGCCGAGGTGTACGAGTCGTTCGAGCGGGAGGGTCCCGAGGCGTGGCGCAGGGCGGCCGACCTGCTCGACTGGGAGCGACCGTACGAGACCGTCCTCGACGATGACGACCCGCCCTTTTACGAGTGGTTCCCGGAGGGACGGCTCAACGCCGCGGCGAACTGCGTCGATCGTCACCTCGACGGTCGGCGGAACCAGCTCGCGATCCGGTGGTTCGGCAAGCGCGGCGAGCGTCGGTCGTATACCTATCTCGATTTACATCGGGAGGTGAACGCGCTCGCGGCCGGGCTCCGCGACCTCGGCGTCGGCGAGGACGACGTGGTGACGCTGTACCTCCCTATGGTTCCGGAGCTACCGATCGCGATGCTCGCGTGTGCCCGCATCGGCGCGCCGCACAACGTCGTCTTCGCGGGGCTCTCGGCGGAGGCGTTGGCGACGCGGATCGACGCCGCAGACTCGGAGTACCTGATCACCTGCGACGGCTACTATCGCCGCGAGGACGCGTTCAACCAGAAGTCGAAGGCCGACAACGCCCGACTCCGGATCGACGGAGACCTGCGGGAGGCGGTCGTCGTCGACCGTCTCGGCGACGCCCTCGACGTGTCGCTCGGCGACGACGAACACGCCTACGAGAGCCTCGTCGACGCGCACGACGGCGAGACGGTAGAGCCCGTCGCCCGCGACGCGACGGACCTCCTGTTCGTGATGTACACGTCAGGGACGACCGGCCGACCGAAGGGTGTCGAGCACGCCACGGGCGGGTACCTCTCGCAGGTCGCGTGGACCACGCGCAACGTCCTTGACGTCCGCCCGGACGACACCTACTGGTGTGCCGCGGATATCGGCTGGATCACGGGCCACTCGTACGGCGTGTACGGACCGCTCGCGCTCGGAACGACGACGGTGCTCTACGAGGGGTCGCCCGACTACCCCGACCGCGACCGCGTCTGGGACCTGATCGAGCGCAACGCGGTGAGCGTCTTCTACACCTCGCCGACCGCGATCCGGTCGTTCATGAAATGGGGATCGGAGTACCCGGACGCTCACGACCTCTCGTCGATCCGCCTTCTCGGGACCGTCGGCGAGTCGATCACGCCGAAGGCGTGGCGGTGGTACCGCGAACACGTCGGCGGCGGCGACGTCCCCGTCGTCGACACGTGGTGGCAGACCGAGACGGGGGCGATCGCGCTCGCGACGCTCCCCGGTATCTCACCGATGAAGCCCGGGACGGTGGGACCGCCGCTCCCCGGGATCGACGCGCGCGTAGTCGACGAGGACGGCGAGCCGGTCGAGCCCGGCGAGCCCGGATACCTCACGATCGCCGCGCCGTGGCCCGGCATGCTGCGCGGGCTCCGTGAGGGCGACGAGCGCTACCGCCGCGAGTACTGGTTGGAGGGCGAGGACGGCTGGCGGTACCGAACCGGCGACGGCGCGACCGTCGACGAGGACGGGTACATCACGATCCTCGGCCGCGTCGACGACGTGATCAACGTCCGCGCACACCGGTTCAACACCGCCGAACTGGAGTCGGCCATCGTGGAGACGGACGGCGTGACGGAGGCGGCGGTGGTCGGCGACAACGACGGTCAGATCGTGGCGTACGTCACAACCCAAAGCGGGGTCGACACCGACGACCCGCTCCGCGAGGCGATAGGCGAGCGGCTCGCCCGGTCCGTCGGCGACGTCGCCCGCCCGGACCGGACCGTCTTCACGCCGGAGCTGCCGAAGACTCGCTCCGGAAAGATCATGCGCCGGCTGCTGGAAGACATCGCCCGCGGCGAGGAGTTCGGCGACGTCAGCGCGCTTCGAAACCCCGAGGTCGTCGGCGAGATCGAGTCGACCGTTCGCGAGGAGTGA
- a CDS encoding bacterio-opsin activator domain-containing protein: protein MPDALDTEAYDALVTAAETYRAALTVRLAGEAGLRADEIGRVTPGHLREVGVASGHVLLAVPSTDETAEPETADEFPNYGSPIDRETVVPASLAAEIRRYADSETIGETDPFVSVSARRIQMIVRETATRAAEQTDGAVNPDVTVNDLRHTFARRLLADRDVDPHAVRDAGGWETTAPLDPYLDRLDGRALAEAVAYPSSGPDDSTASNDAGETSDPDRAAPAGLGGFEAIATGDDDGDVRPISAVPQRLAADDRWAEAWVVREPTDGGRVDVAGTAGVEPDALHGRELADGGPWQDALRGTAATTDGHPTTAGRPAVAVPISYENVTHGSLCVVAADGRPVDAAERRTIEVLGRSLGWAVTARRWRKLLHSDAVTEVEFQTTDDAAFLARASAALDCQIDLSSTVTVSDDTSRLYLSVTGARPQGIADVVDGLPGVSDLRLIETDEEGCSVSVQVTEGSAVQTLTDYGATVRDATAADGRVRVIADLPEGTDVRPVADGFRRAFDEARLASKESVARSPRTESSLREGVKDRFTDRQWTALSAAYHGGYFDWPRGSTAEEVADAMDVSSPTFHNHLRKAQRALLDGLFEDERRLRRS, encoded by the coding sequence ATGCCCGACGCGCTCGACACGGAGGCGTACGACGCGCTCGTGACCGCCGCGGAGACGTACCGCGCGGCGCTGACGGTTCGGCTCGCCGGCGAGGCCGGACTCCGAGCCGACGAGATCGGACGCGTCACACCCGGTCACCTCCGTGAGGTGGGCGTCGCGTCCGGACACGTCCTGCTCGCCGTCCCGTCCACAGACGAGACCGCGGAGCCGGAAACGGCGGACGAGTTCCCGAATTACGGGAGTCCGATCGACCGCGAGACCGTGGTTCCGGCGTCGCTCGCGGCCGAAATCCGGCGATACGCAGACAGCGAGACGATCGGCGAGACCGACCCGTTCGTGAGCGTGTCTGCGCGGCGAATCCAGATGATCGTGCGCGAGACGGCGACACGCGCGGCCGAGCAGACCGACGGAGCCGTCAACCCGGACGTGACCGTGAACGACCTCAGACACACCTTCGCGCGTCGCCTCCTCGCCGATCGCGACGTCGACCCGCACGCCGTTCGCGACGCCGGGGGCTGGGAGACGACCGCGCCCCTCGATCCGTACCTCGACCGCCTCGACGGGCGAGCGCTCGCCGAGGCCGTCGCTTACCCATCGTCCGGCCCAGACGACTCCACCGCCTCGAACGACGCGGGCGAGACGTCGGATCCGGACCGGGCTGCACCGGCCGGACTCGGCGGGTTCGAGGCGATCGCGACCGGAGACGACGACGGCGACGTCCGTCCGATCTCCGCGGTGCCACAGCGGCTCGCGGCGGACGACCGGTGGGCCGAGGCGTGGGTGGTCCGCGAGCCCACGGACGGCGGTCGCGTCGACGTCGCGGGTACTGCGGGCGTCGAACCGGACGCGCTCCACGGCCGCGAACTTGCCGACGGGGGGCCGTGGCAGGACGCGCTGAGAGGCACTGCGGCGACCACAGACGGTCATCCGACGACTGCGGGGCGGCCCGCGGTGGCGGTCCCGATCAGCTACGAGAACGTGACGCACGGCTCGCTGTGTGTGGTCGCCGCCGACGGTCGGCCGGTCGACGCGGCCGAGCGTCGAACGATCGAGGTGCTCGGACGGTCGCTGGGGTGGGCCGTGACGGCGAGACGCTGGCGGAAGCTACTCCACTCGGACGCGGTGACCGAGGTGGAGTTCCAGACGACCGACGACGCCGCGTTCCTCGCGCGGGCGAGCGCGGCTCTCGACTGTCAGATCGACCTCTCCTCGACGGTCACCGTCTCCGACGACACGTCCCGGTTGTATCTGTCGGTGACCGGTGCCAGACCGCAGGGGATCGCGGACGTCGTCGACGGGCTTCCCGGTGTCTCCGACCTCCGTCTGATCGAGACCGACGAGGAGGGCTGTTCGGTGTCGGTCCAAGTGACGGAGGGGTCGGCCGTCCAGACGCTCACCGACTACGGGGCCACGGTCCGGGACGCGACGGCCGCGGACGGCCGGGTGCGCGTCATCGCCGATCTGCCCGAAGGGACGGATGTGCGTCCGGTCGCAGACGGGTTTCGCCGCGCGTTCGACGAGGCGCGACTCGCGAGCAAGGAGTCGGTCGCACGGTCCCCTCGGACCGAATCGTCGCTCCGAGAGGGGGTCAAAGACCGGTTCACAGACCGGCAGTGGACCGCGCTCTCGGCCGCGTACCACGGCGGGTACTTCGACTGGCCGCGAGGGAGCACCGCCGAGGAGGTCGCCGACGCGATGGACGTCTCGTCCCCGACGTTTCACAACCACCTCCGGAAGGCCCAGCGCGCGCTCTTGGACGGACTCTTCGAGGACGAGCGCCGACTGCGCCGCTCGTGA
- the acs gene encoding acetate--CoA ligase: MTEGDGQLEARLAEQAVFEPSESFVEQANVSDPEIYDEFEENWPECWETAADLLDWETGYDQVLDDSNPPFYEWFTGGELNASANCLDRHLDERGDEAAIEWVGEPVDEDDRTYTYEELHREVNEFAAALREQGVEEDDVVTMYMPMIPELPIAMLACARIGAPHSVVFAGFSADALATRMNSADSEYLVTCDGYYRRGDPLDHLAKANEGLEDVEHDTTTVVVDRLGPNGDDFGHELGDDQIDYDDLVAAHEGAEVEPVTRDAEDMLFLMYTSGTTGKPKGVKHTTGGYLSWVSWTSQAVLDIKPEDTYFCSADIGWITGHSYIVYGPLALGTTTMMYEGTPDHPERDRLWEIVEDHDATQLYTAPTAIRAFMKWGEEYPDRHDLSSLRLLGTVGEPINPRAWKWYYKHIGDEECPVVDTWWQTETGGMMVTTLPGVKDMKPGAAGPPLPGLDVQILDTLGDKVEPGKAGYLTVQKPWPGMLRTLYKNDERYIEEYWAEYSDTDSDDPDDWVYFPEDGAKIDDDGYITVLGRVDDVLNVSGHRLGTMEIESAIVGVEGVAEAAVVGGDHDIKGEAVYAYVTTEDGYEGNDELREAIVAAVEDAIGPIARPEQVVFTPDLPKTRSGKIMRRLLENIADGKELGNTSTLRNPEIVEEIQQKASE, from the coding sequence ATGACAGAGGGTGACGGTCAACTGGAAGCGAGGTTGGCAGAGCAGGCGGTGTTTGAGCCGTCGGAGTCGTTCGTCGAACAGGCGAACGTCTCCGATCCCGAGATCTACGACGAGTTCGAGGAGAACTGGCCGGAGTGCTGGGAGACGGCGGCCGACCTTCTCGACTGGGAAACCGGGTACGACCAGGTGCTCGACGATAGTAACCCGCCCTTCTACGAGTGGTTCACGGGCGGTGAACTGAACGCGTCGGCGAATTGTCTCGACCGGCACCTCGACGAGCGGGGCGACGAGGCCGCGATCGAGTGGGTCGGCGAGCCCGTCGACGAGGACGATCGCACGTACACGTACGAAGAACTCCACCGCGAGGTAAACGAGTTCGCGGCCGCGCTCCGCGAACAGGGCGTAGAAGAGGACGACGTGGTGACGATGTACATGCCGATGATCCCCGAGCTGCCGATCGCGATGCTGGCGTGCGCTCGGATCGGTGCGCCACACAGCGTCGTCTTCGCCGGGTTCTCGGCCGACGCGCTCGCGACGCGGATGAACTCCGCGGACTCCGAGTACCTCGTCACCTGCGACGGCTACTACCGACGCGGCGACCCCCTCGATCACCTCGCGAAGGCCAACGAGGGGCTCGAAGACGTGGAGCACGACACCACGACGGTCGTCGTCGACCGGCTCGGTCCGAACGGCGACGACTTCGGCCACGAACTCGGCGACGACCAGATCGACTACGACGACCTCGTCGCGGCCCACGAGGGCGCGGAGGTCGAGCCGGTCACCCGCGACGCGGAGGACATGCTGTTCCTCATGTACACGTCGGGGACCACGGGCAAGCCGAAGGGCGTGAAACACACCACCGGCGGGTATCTGTCATGGGTTTCCTGGACGTCTCAGGCCGTCCTCGACATCAAGCCGGAAGACACGTACTTCTGTTCGGCCGACATCGGCTGGATCACGGGCCATTCGTACATCGTCTACGGACCGCTGGCACTGGGGACGACGACGATGATGTACGAGGGGACGCCGGACCACCCGGAGCGCGACCGGCTCTGGGAGATAGTGGAGGATCACGACGCGACCCAGCTGTACACCGCGCCGACCGCTATCCGCGCGTTCATGAAGTGGGGCGAGGAGTACCCCGACCGTCACGACCTATCCAGCCTGCGGCTGCTCGGGACCGTCGGCGAGCCGATCAACCCGCGCGCCTGGAAGTGGTACTACAAGCATATCGGCGACGAAGAGTGCCCCGTCGTCGACACATGGTGGCAGACCGAGACGGGCGGGATGATGGTAACGACGCTCCCGGGCGTCAAAGACATGAAGCCGGGAGCGGCCGGACCGCCGCTGCCGGGACTCGACGTCCAGATACTCGACACGCTCGGCGACAAAGTGGAACCCGGCAAGGCCGGGTACCTCACGGTACAAAAGCCGTGGCCGGGGATGCTCCGGACGCTGTACAAAAACGACGAGCGGTACATCGAGGAGTATTGGGCAGAGTACTCCGACACGGACAGCGACGACCCCGACGACTGGGTGTACTTCCCCGAAGACGGGGCCAAGATCGACGATGACGGCTACATCACCGTGCTCGGTCGGGTCGACGACGTGCTCAACGTCTCCGGTCACCGGCTCGGCACGATGGAGATCGAATCCGCAATCGTCGGCGTCGAGGGCGTCGCCGAGGCGGCCGTCGTCGGCGGGGACCACGACATCAAAGGCGAGGCCGTCTACGCGTACGTGACGACGGAAGACGGCTACGAGGGCAACGACGAGCTTCGCGAGGCGATCGTCGCCGCCGTCGAGGACGCCATCGGGCCGATCGCTCGCCCCGAACAGGTCGTGTTCACGCCCGACCTGCCGAAGACGCGCTCCGGGAAGATCATGCGCCGTCTGCTGGAGAATATCGCCGACGGCAAGGAGTTGGGTAACACCAGCACGCTCCGGAATCCCGAGATCGTCGAAGAGATCCAGCAGAAGGCGAGCGAGTAG
- a CDS encoding DUF4212 domain-containing protein — protein MTDNSSHETDDAVTSGGRVADDAATDGGRVSDNAATDGGVATGAAQQHNQTDYLSAEVNLLNPSTAYMREHLRIVWTGFIIWAVIVFGPVTATYLAPGTMTSSMPVIGFPLHYFLIAIGAPGGALILSAWYAKRRDELDDKYGIEHEVSGDGA, from the coding sequence ATGACAGATAATAGCTCACACGAGACGGACGACGCGGTCACCAGTGGGGGACGCGTAGCAGACGACGCGGCCACCGACGGGGGGCGCGTATCAGACAACGCGGCCACCGACGGGGGAGTCGCCACTGGTGCGGCACAACAACACAATCAGACGGACTATCTCAGCGCGGAGGTGAACCTGCTGAACCCGAGTACGGCGTACATGCGCGAACATCTCCGGATCGTCTGGACCGGGTTCATCATCTGGGCGGTCATCGTCTTCGGACCGGTGACGGCAACCTACCTCGCGCCCGGCACGATGACGTCGTCGATGCCGGTCATCGGCTTCCCGCTCCACTACTTCCTCATTGCCATCGGCGCGCCGGGCGGTGCGCTGATTCTGTCGGCATGGTACGCGAAGCGGCGCGACGAACTCGACGACAAGTACGGGATCGAACACGAGGTCTCGGGTGATGGCGCATGA